ATCTTACCAGAGTTTACTCTGGAGCCATCCGGCCTGACGATATCCAAGACGTTAGCATCAGATTTTTGCTCTTGAACATCTCTAAGGCTGCATGCAGTGTCATTGGAATTGGATGAACCTCAAACCACTCCATTCAACAGTGCATTAAACCTTTCCAGGCTAATCTTTTGCCACTTTTCACCTGTCTTTTCAAAGTGCAAGTCTGTGGACCCTCCATTAAGAATCTGTAAAACTAGGAATCTTTTGTCATCCTTGGAATATAAATTAACGGCAGAACAAATATCATGTTCTCCTGCTTTCCATATTTCGAGACTATTATCTACGACTGAACCTATATAATGTCCGTCCCTTTGAATGTATTGTCTATGCTCGATTTCGGAGTATATTTGTTTTATAAGATCTATATGAGTGACATCTGGGTTTGACAAATCAAAGGAAATTGCAGAAGTAGTGCAAACAG
Above is a genomic segment from Theileria equi strain WA chromosome 4 map unlocalized gcontig_1105316255041, whole genome shotgun sequence containing:
- a CDS encoding hypothetical protein (encoded by transcript BEWA_045760A), giving the protein MDPLPVFYLVCIVAIKESVCTTSAISFDLSNPDVTHIDLIKQIYSEIEHRQYIQRDGHYIGSVVDNSLEIWKAGEHDICSAVNLYSKDDKRFLVLQILNGGSTDLHFEKTGEKWQKISLESLRDVQEQKSDANVLDIVRPDGSRVNSGKITGNGLIRETFVPDFSTNITLVSHSGSEIWRSSKGEKCILAKLSSKNGYFLFLIYTSTRGCVEQHFYERKDHGWSEIERDDYYGKLDEMKDVAAKA